Proteins encoded together in one Anaerosporomusa subterranea window:
- a CDS encoding efflux RND transporter periplasmic adaptor subunit: MMNWKSKKWLIPVILLIGITIVWRSGVLAGDKTQTKAADTALSVKVAAAQYVDIVPSLNFNGTLEGQISATIGAKISGRIEQVLVQEGQQVNVGDPLIKLEAIELANSVRQAGDSVRKAQASYELALNDFNRYQILYDKGAVSEQQLDNAKVKLKTAEADLSSATANQSSTQQQYSYGVISSPVDGVIANRTATVGQVVSPGAALMVVQDINQVYAVINVEQKDLGKVKIGQTASVSVDSYPDTVFAGTVEVMNPEAGSVSRMFRTKIKIDNSAGELKPGMFAKVALSTGSSAQILTIPQSAVVQKQGLYYVFTLEGDKAVRRQIEIGDMMETAIAVKAGLEPGQQVVTTNTSRLKDGDAVRVAQ, from the coding sequence ATGATGAACTGGAAATCAAAAAAGTGGTTAATTCCCGTCATTTTATTGATTGGGATTACAATCGTTTGGCGCAGCGGGGTCCTGGCTGGCGACAAAACCCAGACCAAAGCGGCTGACACTGCACTAAGCGTTAAGGTCGCGGCAGCGCAATACGTGGACATCGTACCAAGCCTGAATTTCAATGGAACGCTCGAAGGACAAATTTCGGCGACAATAGGCGCTAAAATTTCCGGGCGGATTGAGCAGGTTCTCGTGCAGGAAGGCCAGCAAGTCAACGTCGGCGACCCGCTAATAAAGCTGGAAGCAATTGAGCTCGCAAACTCTGTCCGTCAGGCTGGCGACAGCGTGCGGAAAGCGCAGGCCAGCTATGAGTTGGCGCTGAACGACTTTAACCGTTATCAAATCCTGTATGATAAGGGCGCGGTTTCTGAGCAGCAGCTGGATAATGCCAAAGTCAAGCTGAAAACCGCAGAAGCCGATTTATCGAGCGCCACGGCGAATCAAAGCAGCACGCAGCAGCAGTACAGCTATGGTGTGATTAGCTCCCCTGTCGACGGTGTTATCGCCAATCGAACAGCTACCGTCGGTCAAGTGGTTTCCCCCGGAGCAGCGCTGATGGTAGTACAGGATATCAATCAGGTATACGCGGTAATCAATGTCGAACAGAAAGATTTAGGAAAAGTGAAGATCGGCCAAACAGCCAGTGTTAGTGTCGACTCCTATCCAGATACAGTGTTTGCTGGAACCGTAGAGGTGATGAACCCGGAAGCAGGCTCGGTAAGCCGGATGTTCCGGACAAAAATTAAAATCGACAACAGCGCCGGCGAGCTGAAACCAGGCATGTTTGCCAAAGTGGCGCTGTCAACAGGCTCAAGTGCGCAAATCCTGACCATTCCGCAATCGGCAGTCGTCCAAAAGCAAGGTTTATATTATGTCTTCACCCTGGAAGGCGATAAAGCAGTCCGCCGCCAAATTGAAATCGGCGACATGATGGAAACCGCCATCGCAGTGAAGGCAGGCCTAGAGCCGGGACAACAGGTTGTCACGACGAATACAAGCCGGCTCAAAGACGGCGATGCTGTGCGGGTCGCGCAATAG
- a CDS encoding ABC transporter ATP-binding protein: MSNLSLRGIVKEFVTGAEDVFRAVDTVSAEIHSGEFVTLLGPSGCGKTTILRMIAGFEIPTEGDILIGEQRINDLPPEKRDTAMVFQSYALFPHYRVYDNVAFGLKIKELPKNVIDEKVMNIIELVGLKGMENRFPNQLSGGQQQRVALARALVMEPKILLFDEPLSNLDAKLRVQMRKEIRRIQRKLGLTSVYVTHDQAEALSLSDKVIVMKNGKIEQIGTPTDIYQHPASAFVAEFIGGTNFVKSMIKDVDQHIIHCDVLGQLLPIPRKSPTEFRIGEEVQLVVRPEVIRLGQTGSYDGEVVLSTFMGAIQEYTVTVGGLDFYVEEADPAGKQIYAEGEKVKVSFGLDSLHIIKDNC, from the coding sequence ATGTCTAATTTATCTCTCAGAGGGATCGTAAAAGAATTTGTTACTGGAGCTGAAGACGTATTTCGTGCTGTAGATACTGTTTCGGCCGAAATCCATAGCGGCGAGTTTGTTACTCTGCTCGGGCCGTCTGGTTGCGGAAAAACAACGATTTTACGAATGATCGCCGGGTTTGAAATACCAACAGAAGGAGATATCTTGATTGGCGAGCAGCGTATCAATGATCTTCCACCCGAAAAACGCGATACAGCGATGGTGTTCCAAAGCTATGCATTATTTCCTCATTATAGGGTTTATGATAATGTGGCTTTTGGCTTGAAAATAAAAGAGTTACCCAAGAATGTGATTGATGAAAAGGTCATGAACATTATCGAACTGGTCGGCCTGAAGGGGATGGAGAACCGTTTCCCAAATCAGCTTTCAGGTGGCCAGCAACAACGGGTTGCTTTGGCGCGAGCGCTGGTAATGGAGCCTAAAATTCTATTATTCGATGAGCCGTTATCTAACCTTGACGCCAAATTACGAGTACAAATGCGTAAAGAAATTCGAAGAATTCAACGCAAACTTGGTTTGACCAGTGTCTACGTTACCCACGACCAAGCGGAAGCATTGAGTCTTTCTGACAAAGTTATTGTGATGAAAAACGGCAAGATTGAACAAATTGGAACGCCAACAGACATTTACCAGCATCCCGCATCTGCATTTGTCGCTGAGTTCATCGGTGGTACGAATTTTGTTAAATCGATGATCAAAGACGTTGATCAACACATTATCCATTGTGATGTCTTAGGGCAATTACTGCCCATACCGCGCAAATCGCCGACTGAATTCCGCATAGGAGAGGAGGTTCAACTTGTAGTACGTCCAGAAGTGATACGGCTTGGCCAAACAGGCAGTTACGACGGGGAGGTGGTATTGTCAACCTTCATGGGAGCAATTCAAGAATATACGGTCACAGTTGGAGGATTGGATTTTTATGTGGAAGAAGCCGATCCTGCCGGAAAACAAATTTACGCTGAAGGCGAAAAAGTAAAGGTTTCGTTCGGGTTGGATAGTCTTCACATCATCAAAGATAACTGTTGA
- a CDS encoding efflux RND transporter permease subunit, whose amino-acid sequence MKLTEISIKRPVFATVMILALVVLGLASYMSLNVDEYPSVEIPVVAVTVVYPGASPEQVESKVTLKVEEAVNVVAGVEHVTSTASEGISTTVIQFTSDTNADAAAQNVRDKLGSLQAELPDDAKAPIISRFDPSDTPVMSIALTGDMSQRELTIFAEDILTKRIKTVNGVASVDVQGGLDREIQIQLDGGQMSAYGITIPEVLNNLRSENIDSPGGKVTDGQRETDLRAVGSVTSSQQFLNLPVGQRDGVQLYVKNIASVKDTTEDVAVVTKLNGKPALGLDIMKQSGSNTVQVVDNVKKQLDSIQKELPSGVDLVVVRDNSKNIRESVDDVLFNLIVGGFLAVAIVFLFLGNWRSTIISGITIPVSVITSFLAMKALGFTLNTMSLLALSLAVGLLIDDAIVVIENIVRHLAMGKDKTTAALEGTAEIGLAVMATTFTLVAVFLPVGMMNGIVGQFFKEFGVTVAASVLVSLFVAFTLTPMLSAKYLNHSEIHDDSRLGRAWLSWNRKFDEITAKYGEFLRKALSHRRKVMLTAAVLFIASLTLIPFLGSTFIPDADHSEISIKATVDPGMSVQASAAMADEMIQIAQAVPEVKLTYSVANSREITIFTQLSAKSERSVSDNAIIEDLRQRYRDIAGAEISVSKNSGLSSGKPVSLVIQGQELETLAEISEQVQAAVASVPGTVDIASSYEAGNPDAQLVVNRDRAADLSISAASIADTLQTMFNGKIATQYKEGDDSYDVRVILDPNSRRSLADVNSVYLSGTTGSKTGQTVMVPLSQVTDTVYATSPAQIKRYDNQQQITISANLSGISLGEFNKEFNQKIAAVTMPEGYGFVATGQAKSMSDAFSSMVMALTIAVLFIFFVLAAQFESYIDPLSIMLALPLSVIGAIGGLLMMGSELSIMSLIGIIMLMGLVTKNAILLIDFAKQRRAQGVERNQALVDAAVHRMRPIIMTTAAMIFGMLPLALGIGPGAEARAPMAHAIIGGLITSTILTLVVVPVVYTILDDMKNGKYSFKKFFRKA is encoded by the coding sequence ATGAAACTTACTGAGATTAGTATCAAGCGTCCGGTATTTGCTACAGTTATGATTTTGGCGCTGGTCGTTTTAGGCTTGGCGAGTTACATGTCCTTGAATGTGGACGAATATCCGAGCGTCGAAATCCCTGTCGTCGCGGTAACCGTTGTTTACCCTGGCGCATCTCCCGAGCAAGTCGAGTCGAAGGTCACGCTTAAGGTTGAGGAAGCAGTCAACGTAGTCGCCGGCGTCGAGCACGTCACGTCCACGGCCAGCGAAGGGATATCAACAACAGTCATTCAGTTTACGTCAGATACCAACGCAGATGCCGCAGCCCAAAATGTACGCGACAAGCTCGGCAGCCTGCAGGCAGAATTGCCGGACGATGCGAAAGCGCCAATCATTTCCCGGTTTGATCCTTCAGATACTCCGGTCATGTCGATTGCGCTTACCGGAGATATGAGTCAGCGGGAGCTGACGATATTCGCTGAAGATATCCTGACCAAACGGATAAAAACCGTCAATGGCGTCGCCTCAGTCGATGTCCAGGGCGGGCTTGACCGGGAAATCCAAATTCAGTTGGATGGCGGCCAGATGTCGGCATACGGGATCACTATTCCGGAAGTTTTAAATAACCTGCGCAGTGAGAATATTGATTCTCCTGGCGGTAAAGTAACTGACGGTCAGCGGGAAACCGACCTGCGGGCAGTGGGCAGCGTGACATCCAGTCAACAGTTTCTTAATCTGCCGGTCGGCCAACGCGATGGCGTTCAGCTTTACGTCAAAAATATTGCCTCTGTCAAAGACACGACAGAAGACGTCGCTGTCGTTACCAAGCTGAACGGCAAGCCGGCCCTGGGGCTTGACATCATGAAACAGTCTGGCAGCAACACAGTCCAGGTGGTTGACAATGTCAAGAAGCAATTAGACTCCATCCAGAAGGAACTGCCGTCTGGAGTCGATCTGGTCGTTGTCCGGGACAATTCGAAAAATATCCGGGAATCAGTCGATGATGTTCTGTTTAACCTGATCGTGGGTGGTTTCCTAGCCGTTGCCATCGTCTTCCTGTTTCTGGGCAACTGGCGAAGCACCATCATTAGCGGTATAACGATTCCCGTTTCAGTCATCACGTCCTTTCTGGCAATGAAAGCACTCGGTTTTACGCTCAATACCATGTCGCTTCTAGCGCTTTCTCTGGCAGTCGGTCTCTTGATTGATGACGCGATTGTCGTTATCGAGAATATTGTCCGCCATTTGGCGATGGGCAAGGATAAGACCACCGCCGCACTCGAAGGAACCGCAGAGATTGGTCTTGCCGTTATGGCGACCACCTTCACCTTAGTCGCCGTTTTCCTGCCGGTCGGCATGATGAATGGTATTGTCGGCCAGTTTTTCAAAGAATTTGGCGTCACTGTAGCTGCTAGTGTGCTGGTTTCCCTGTTCGTCGCCTTCACCCTTACGCCGATGTTATCAGCGAAATATCTTAACCATTCTGAGATCCACGATGACAGCCGGTTGGGGCGGGCCTGGCTTAGCTGGAACCGGAAGTTTGATGAAATAACGGCAAAGTATGGTGAATTCTTGCGCAAAGCGCTCAGCCATCGCCGTAAAGTCATGCTGACAGCCGCAGTGTTGTTTATTGCCAGCCTAACACTCATCCCGTTCTTAGGCTCGACCTTTATACCAGATGCCGATCATAGCGAGATTAGCATTAAAGCAACGGTTGATCCAGGCATGAGTGTACAGGCGTCAGCCGCAATGGCTGACGAAATGATCCAAATAGCGCAGGCTGTTCCTGAAGTTAAGCTGACCTATAGTGTGGCAAATTCGCGTGAGATCACGATTTTTACGCAGCTTTCAGCGAAGAGCGAGCGTTCTGTCAGCGATAACGCGATTATTGAAGACCTCCGTCAACGCTACCGGGATATTGCCGGCGCCGAAATCAGCGTCTCGAAGAATTCTGGTTTGAGCAGCGGTAAGCCAGTGTCGCTGGTTATCCAGGGACAAGAGCTGGAGACGCTGGCCGAAATTTCCGAACAAGTCCAGGCTGCCGTCGCCAGTGTTCCGGGAACTGTCGACATCGCTTCGAGCTATGAAGCCGGCAATCCTGACGCACAGCTTGTGGTAAACCGCGATCGGGCGGCTGACCTGAGCATTTCGGCGGCAAGCATTGCCGACACATTGCAGACCATGTTCAACGGTAAAATTGCTACCCAGTATAAAGAAGGCGATGACTCCTATGATGTCCGGGTCATTCTCGACCCGAATTCCCGCCGCAGCTTAGCTGACGTCAATAGCGTCTATCTGTCTGGTACTACAGGCAGTAAAACCGGGCAAACGGTAATGGTTCCGCTATCGCAGGTAACCGATACCGTTTATGCGACAAGCCCGGCTCAGATTAAACGCTATGATAATCAGCAGCAGATTACGATTTCGGCAAATTTAAGCGGAATATCGCTAGGTGAATTCAATAAAGAGTTTAACCAAAAGATTGCTGCCGTAACTATGCCGGAGGGCTATGGCTTTGTCGCCACTGGCCAAGCCAAGTCGATGAGTGATGCGTTTAGCAGCATGGTTATGGCGTTGACAATTGCGGTGCTGTTTATCTTCTTCGTGCTGGCAGCGCAATTTGAAAGCTATATCGATCCGCTGTCCATCATGCTTGCTTTGCCGTTGTCTGTCATTGGTGCAATCGGCGGTCTCCTGATGATGGGCAGTGAGCTCAGCATCATGTCGCTAATCGGCATTATCATGCTGATGGGACTGGTAACCAAGAACGCGATCCTGCTGATCGACTTCGCCAAGCAGCGCCGCGCTCAAGGCGTCGAGCGCAACCAGGCTCTGGTTGACGCGGCGGTGCACCGCATGCGACCGATCATTATGACAACAGCCGCGATGATTTTCGGCATGCTCCCGCTTGCCTTAGGCATCGGCCCCGGCGCGGAAGCCCGCGCGCCGATGGCGCACGCCATTATTGGCGGATTGATCACATCAACCATCTTAACCTTGGTCGTTGTGCCGGTGGTGTATACGATATTGGACGACATGAAAAACGGCAAATACAGTTTCAAGAAGTTTTTCCGCAAAGCCTAA
- a CDS encoding acyl-CoA dehydratase activase-related protein, translating into MIISFPHMGNLSVVLKTLFSGLGCEVLTPPPISKRSIELGIKYSPEAVCLPFKITLGNYIEALDQGANTIVTCGGVGPCRLGYYAEVQRCILQELGYQFEMIVIEPNLASVWKNLRRVAPKHSLREIYSTMRLVLAKMNALDNVQRKVQIIRPREMKKGESDVLWNNAIGEIDDASTMVTLRNAWHGAERNLDTVKLKSSIRPLRIGVVGEIFVMLEPSINLDLARRLGHMGVEVDTTMYLSDYVNGHLFRKSKYLEMYKRLANLAQPYLGHYVGGHALKSIAHTISMRQENYDGIIHVFPFTCMPEVVAKNILPKVSEDTGIPILSIAFDEQSGEAGLVTRLEAFVDLLQYRRLRNASEWDC; encoded by the coding sequence ATGATTATTTCCTTTCCCCATATGGGGAATTTAAGTGTTGTATTGAAGACGCTATTTTCTGGCCTTGGTTGTGAAGTATTAACACCTCCACCCATTTCCAAAAGATCAATAGAGCTAGGTATCAAATACTCCCCAGAGGCGGTATGTCTGCCATTTAAAATTACCTTAGGGAATTATATTGAAGCTCTCGATCAGGGTGCAAATACAATTGTTACTTGTGGTGGGGTTGGCCCCTGCCGGTTGGGCTACTATGCGGAAGTACAAAGATGTATTCTCCAGGAACTTGGCTACCAATTCGAAATGATTGTTATTGAACCAAATCTTGCTAGTGTTTGGAAGAATCTGCGAAGGGTTGCTCCTAAGCATAGCTTGCGGGAGATTTACTCTACGATGCGCTTGGTTTTGGCAAAAATGAATGCCCTCGACAACGTTCAGCGAAAGGTGCAGATTATACGTCCACGTGAAATGAAGAAAGGCGAGTCAGACGTGCTATGGAATAATGCTATTGGTGAGATCGATGATGCTAGCACCATGGTTACATTAAGAAATGCATGGCATGGCGCAGAACGTAATCTAGACACGGTTAAACTGAAATCTAGTATTAGGCCGCTACGAATTGGTGTTGTTGGGGAAATCTTTGTCATGCTTGAGCCTTCTATTAACCTGGATTTAGCTAGGCGTTTAGGACACATGGGTGTAGAGGTAGATACCACGATGTATTTAAGTGACTACGTTAACGGACATCTGTTCCGAAAGAGTAAGTACCTTGAAATGTATAAGCGCCTTGCTAACCTAGCACAACCATATCTTGGCCATTACGTTGGCGGTCATGCTCTAAAAAGTATTGCCCACACAATCAGTATGAGACAAGAAAACTATGATGGTATCATTCATGTATTTCCATTCACCTGTATGCCTGAAGTTGTTGCGAAAAATATATTGCCTAAAGTTAGTGAAGATACTGGTATCCCCATATTGTCTATTGCCTTTGATGAACAATCTGGGGAAGCCGGGCTGGTAACTAGGTTAGAAGCTTTTGTCGACTTATTGCAATACCGCCGTTTGCGAAATGCTAGTGAGTGGGATTGCTAA
- a CDS encoding TetR/AcrR family transcriptional regulator, translating to MTKENIIIAALRLFLMRGYKSVSLIDVANEVGITKGGIYHYFSSKDDLLHVSLHLLVDRFEATYRDIFSEQNTIKTVLHSLIVERSVENYFKDLLQVTESCTLDYAHFVIEVMSKFPDIKQRIEQNSLIVCESLSQKIQRAMEKGELKSGFDSFALAAVILSLVNGQNSLGSHFQSPVVRQRMMGTVSGMLDI from the coding sequence ATGACTAAAGAGAATATCATAATCGCCGCATTGCGTTTATTTTTAATGCGCGGTTACAAGTCGGTCTCCCTCATCGATGTTGCTAATGAGGTAGGTATTACTAAGGGGGGAATTTATCATTATTTCTCCAGTAAAGATGATTTGCTGCATGTGTCGCTTCATCTCCTCGTTGACCGGTTTGAAGCAACATACAGGGATATCTTCAGTGAACAGAACACGATCAAGACTGTACTCCACTCACTGATAGTAGAACGGTCTGTAGAAAACTATTTCAAAGATCTATTGCAGGTGACAGAAAGCTGCACTCTTGACTACGCACATTTCGTGATTGAGGTCATGAGTAAGTTTCCCGATATCAAACAACGAATTGAACAAAACAGTCTGATAGTATGCGAATCCTTGTCGCAAAAGATTCAGCGCGCCATGGAAAAAGGGGAGTTGAAGAGCGGCTTTGATAGTTTCGCACTGGCTGCCGTCATCCTCTCGCTAGTCAATGGGCAGAATTCACTAGGCAGTCATTTTCAGTCTCCGGTTGTACGTCAGAGAATGATGGGAACAGTTTCAGGGATGCTGGATATTTAA
- a CDS encoding acyl-CoA dehydratase activase, with protein MHVLLGIDVGSVSINIAALDEFKKVIDTLYIRTQGNPIKAVQNGLRLIRERNPDIKVKGVGTTGSGRNLMGVIVGADSVKNEITAHAVAAMHTTPEVQTVLEIGGQDSKIIILRDGVVIDFAMNTVCAAGTGSFLDQQAARLNISIEDFGDIALQSQTPVRIAGRCAVFAESDMIHKQQTGHSIPDILNGLCHALSRNYLNNVGKGKKIQSPVLFQGGVAANKGMQRAFEEALGCPIVIPAYHDVMGAIGAALLAGEQVSQRNHTNFRGFDVVDLTYVPNSFECNGCANMCEVIDLKVNDRTVARWGDQCGKWSNSIVVA; from the coding sequence ATGCACGTCTTATTAGGTATTGACGTGGGGTCAGTAAGTATCAACATTGCTGCTCTTGACGAATTTAAAAAAGTAATTGATACGTTATATATACGTACCCAAGGGAATCCAATTAAAGCAGTGCAAAACGGTTTGCGCCTTATTCGAGAGCGGAATCCAGATATAAAGGTAAAGGGGGTTGGCACTACTGGAAGCGGTCGTAATCTGATGGGTGTAATAGTAGGAGCGGACAGCGTTAAGAATGAAATCACTGCCCATGCGGTGGCTGCTATGCATACTACGCCTGAAGTACAAACAGTATTAGAAATTGGTGGACAAGACTCTAAAATTATCATCCTCCGCGATGGCGTAGTCATTGATTTTGCTATGAACACCGTCTGCGCCGCTGGTACCGGGTCGTTTTTGGACCAGCAAGCTGCCCGTCTTAATATCTCTATTGAAGATTTCGGCGATATCGCGTTACAGTCACAGACTCCAGTCCGAATTGCAGGCCGTTGTGCGGTGTTTGCTGAATCTGACATGATTCATAAGCAGCAGACCGGACACAGCATTCCAGATATTCTCAACGGGTTGTGTCACGCTTTATCACGGAACTACCTCAATAATGTCGGTAAAGGTAAAAAAATTCAAAGCCCCGTTCTTTTTCAAGGCGGAGTAGCGGCTAACAAAGGCATGCAAAGAGCTTTCGAAGAAGCATTGGGGTGTCCGATTGTTATTCCAGCTTACCACGATGTTATGGGAGCGATTGGCGCGGCTTTGTTGGCAGGAGAACAAGTTAGTCAGAGAAACCACACTAATTTTCGGGGGTTCGATGTGGTCGATTTGACATATGTGCCTAATAGTTTTGAGTGTAATGGTTGCGCCAATATGTGTGAAGTTATTGACCTTAAGGTAAACGATAGGACGGTAGCTCGCTGGGGTGACCAGTGCGGAAAATGGAGTAATAGTATAGTCGTTGCCTAG
- a CDS encoding pyridoxamine 5'-phosphate oxidase family protein, with amino-acid sequence MKDVIDFLNANPLGFLATIEDGNPRVRPWGFMLERDSRLWFCTANNKSVFHQLRKNPSIEFSSMTQKFAFVRVSGEAKFSKDIEMKRYILENRPMIKEIYKTPDNPIFEIFYLEHGKAVLSDMSGQPAKAFEF; translated from the coding sequence ATGAAAGACGTAATCGACTTCTTAAATGCTAACCCGCTGGGATTTCTAGCGACAATAGAAGACGGAAACCCGCGTGTTCGGCCCTGGGGCTTTATGTTGGAGAGGGATAGTCGGCTATGGTTTTGCACGGCAAATAACAAAAGTGTTTTCCATCAGCTGCGGAAAAATCCATCTATAGAGTTTTCTTCAATGACACAAAAGTTTGCGTTTGTCAGAGTAAGCGGCGAAGCTAAATTCAGTAAAGACATCGAAATGAAGCGGTACATTTTAGAAAATCGCCCAATGATAAAAGAAATCTATAAAACCCCGGACAATCCAATTTTTGAGATCTTTTATTTAGAGCATGGTAAGGCAGTGCTCTCTGATATGAGTGGTCAGCCAGCAAAGGCGTTTGAGTTCTAA
- a CDS encoding acyl-CoA dehydratase activase-related protein has protein sequence MSVRIGLPRGLLYYQYGTVWEKFLHELGAEVVISGDTTKATLDHGSVLDEVCLPVKVYFGHVCDLYKEVDYLFSPRLISVSARQYTCPKIIGMTDMLRSNFKKLPPIIDTNVNLRQNQYSLYQAIVSLGRTLGRGPIPSLYAWYSASKYQKQQRISYKDEPDQQRIGLIGHPYILNDRQISMNVINKLRKFGCVVETPEDVSCHQSTAAVKDWKRIFWSSSHHMAGAALVLMQRPRPVDGIIFITSFSCGPDTLIGELINRRAQSLNIPFMLLTIDEHTAEAGFITRLEAFTDMLSRRKKP, from the coding sequence TTGTCAGTTCGAATTGGACTACCACGAGGCCTGTTATATTATCAGTATGGAACAGTTTGGGAGAAATTTCTGCATGAGCTCGGGGCAGAGGTAGTAATTTCTGGCGATACTACGAAAGCAACATTAGATCATGGGAGCGTGTTAGATGAGGTCTGTTTGCCGGTTAAAGTATACTTCGGACATGTATGTGATTTATATAAGGAAGTCGATTATTTGTTTTCACCACGGTTGATTAGCGTTTCAGCAAGGCAATATACTTGTCCGAAAATAATTGGCATGACAGATATGCTGCGCAGCAATTTCAAGAAACTCCCGCCAATTATCGATACAAACGTAAATCTACGCCAAAATCAATACAGTCTTTATCAGGCGATAGTTAGCCTAGGCCGTACCTTAGGGAGAGGTCCAATTCCCAGTCTATATGCATGGTATTCCGCATCTAAGTACCAGAAACAGCAGAGGATTTCATACAAGGATGAACCTGACCAGCAACGTATTGGGCTGATCGGCCATCCATACATTCTCAATGATCGTCAGATTAGCATGAATGTTATTAACAAACTGCGCAAATTTGGTTGTGTTGTTGAAACACCTGAGGATGTAAGCTGTCATCAGTCTACTGCTGCCGTTAAAGATTGGAAAAGAATATTTTGGTCCTCATCTCATCATATGGCAGGGGCCGCATTAGTCTTAATGCAGCGGCCAAGGCCAGTTGATGGGATAATATTTATTACTTCTTTTTCATGCGGGCCTGACACCTTAATTGGCGAACTGATTAATCGGCGCGCCCAATCGCTCAATATTCCTTTTATGCTGTTAACAATAGATGAACACACCGCTGAAGCGGGTTTTATCACAAGGCTGGAGGCTTTTACCGACATGCTGAGCCGGAGGAAGAAACCATGA